gcactttgggaggctgaggtgggcggatcaagaggtcaggagtttgagaccagcctggccaacacagtgaaacaccatctctactgaaaatacaaaaattagctggacgtggtggtgggtgcctgtaatcccagttactcgggaggctaaggcaggagaatcgcttgaacccaggagacagtggttgcagtgagccgagatcatgccactgtactccagcctggtgaaagagtgagacgccgtctcaaaaaaataaaaaaatttaaaaaaatttaaaaaaacccgAATCTCTTATTATACAGTGAattctctataaaaagaaaactgagttgggcgtagtagctcacgcctgtaatcccagcactttgggaggccaaggatcacctgaggtcaggagttcgagaccaccctgaccaacatggtgaaaccctgtctctactgaatacaaaaaattagctgggcgtagtggcacatgcctgtaattccaactacttgggcggctgaggcagaagaattgcttgaacctgggaggtggaggttgcagtgagccgagattgcactccagtctgggaaataagagtgaaactctgtctcaaaaaaaaaaaaagaaagaaaaccgaAAGATAGGATTTAATCCAAGGATACTCCTCCCCAGCCACTGGCCCCTTTCCAACACCCCACACTTTCCCCCTCCCTGCAGCCAACCTTCATCTCTGCTCGCTTAGGTGGAGACACTTTGGCATCATCAACCTTGATCTCCCCAGGAGGCATCTTGTTTAGACACTGTGCGATAATTCTCAGGGACTGGCGCATCTCCTCCACCCGGCACAGGTACCTCAAGAAGATGAGACACAGCAAGAGAAGAACAGTCAGAGGAGCAGGTATGGGGCTAGGAAGGATGCTCTTTGGCCAACCTCAGAAGGGTTAGGTCAACTCTCCCCACTCTTTTCTCCAAGTACAGCATCTCTGCTTGGCTTGGCCACCCATATAAAccctgtagtctttttttttttttttgaaacagggtttcacagctcaccgcagcctcgaactcctgggctcaaatgatcctcccatctcagtctccagagtagcttggattacaggcgtgcaccaccacatccgaatattttttgtagagacgaggtttcactttgctgcccaggctgatctccaactcctgagctcaagcgactgcccgctttggtctcccaaagtgctaggattataggcatgagccaccaagcccagccccctGTAATCTTTTGCTTCTACTCTTGGGTGCTTCCCCAAACCCTCTCCTTATTTTCTCAGAACATGGCCTgtagtatttatttctttaattacctccttaagCACTTTTTGGACCACAGAATGGGTGAGAGTCAAATggacaaacaaaaatatacagtAGCTACCacgttcaaaaaataaaacagacaaaaaatacaCAGTAACAAATCTGACTCAGGGTGAGAAAACAGGAGGagaatttgtttttggtttttgctttttgtttttttgagacagagtctcgctctgtcgcccaggctggaatgcagtggctccatctcagctcactgcatccttcacctcccaggttcaagcaattctcctgcctcagcctcccaagtagctggacttacaggcatgtaccaccacacccagctaattttttgtatttttagtagagacggggtttcaccatgttggccaggctggtcttgaattcctgacctcaagtgatccacccaccttggactcccaaagtgctgggattacacacataagccactgtgcctggcccaggaggAGAATCTGAAGCTTAGGATCTACTAGAAAGAACACTGGATCAGGAGGATTCTAGTCTCAACCACTCCTGAAGAATAATCCCAGCTAATCCCTAACTTTTATGCCTCAGCtttctcagctataaaatgcAGCCAAAGCTAGCTCCATCTAAGACAAGGATAatgtaaagataaaaagaattccacaggccaggtgtggtggctcacgcctataatcccaacaatttgggaggccgaggcgggtagatcacctgaggtcaggagcttgagaccagcctgaccaacgtggaggaaccccgtctctactaaaaatacataaatttgctgagcgtggtggctcatgcctgtaatcccagctactcatgaggctgaggcaggagaatcacttgaacccaggaggcggaggttgcagtgagccgagattgcgccattgcactccaacctgggcaacaagagcaaaactccgtctcaaaaaagaaaaaaataagtaagattCCATATATGTGAAAGTGTTTTGAGAGCAACCTCGTCTAACACACACAAGAGCTCCCACAGACACTGAGAAGTAGGGTAAAGAAGGAAgtggcaaagagaaaaagaaggaagtggCAAAGAGAAGAATGAGGCAGGGGAAACTAGCTGGAATATCAGCCAAGAAAGGATTGGGGCCTTACCTATCATAGCAGTCCCCTCGAGAACCAACAGGAACATCAAACTCAACCTGGTCGTAAACATCATAGGGCTGGGTCTTCCGCAGGTCCCACTGGATGCCTGAGCCCCGAAGCATCACTCCACTGTAGAGAGCATAATGGGAATAAGGGCCACTCTCCACAAACTAAGTGAGGAGGCTCATTCTTCCTTAGCCTCCCTTGTTGATCCTTCACATTCAGGGTATGACTAGGAGGATGCCAACAAGTCTTCAAAGACAAGATATTAGGCTGGAACTCCCCCACTCCCATCCCCACTCCTAAGGAGAGAAGTCATATTCCCCTCACCTAAAACCATAGTTAAGTGCTTCTTCTGCTGTTACAACCCCAATGTCAATTGTCCGATTTCGCCAGATCCTATTGTTGGTCAGCAACTATTGATCAAGAAAACTGGTGTGTTAATACTCTTCCTCACACTCTTCAAATATCTCTGTATTTCTTTACAACTGGGGAATAAAATCCCACAAGCCCTTCTTGTGCGGGAGAGATTTTTCCCATTGACTCCTAGCTTACCTCCTCCAACTCATCAAGCCGAAGAGAGAAGTTCTTAGAAAACTGATAAATGTCATCCATAAGCCCAAGGGGTAGGTCCTAGAAGTCAAACGGAGGTGCTATTGAATGTGGCATAGCCTCCACTAAGGAGAGCCCTCtcagcaccccctcccccaggGATACAGGTTTGGAGTTTCCATCATCCAGCACTGCCCTCCAGTGGCCACAGGGAAAATAGGCCTGGGCTGGACATTTGGGGAAGCCGGGGACCTGCTCACCTGGTGCACTCCTCCTGGCCGGATATAAGCAGCATGCATCCGGGCTCCAGACACTCGCTCGTAGAACTCAAACATCTTCATAGAACGTGCTGGGAATTAGTGTCAAAGTCCCAGGCCCCCAGGTCCTATGATGGCCTACTCCCCCACCTTCTGCCTTCTTGTGCCCAACCAACCCCTCATGATACAGTTTCCACAAATATAACCCAAGTTAAACATACCTTCTCCCTCTAAATGTTCTCCCatgttctctctcttcttttaatCTCCTGTCTCCTTTATACCTTCTCTACTTCCTGCACTTCATTCCCTATTCCTATCCTTTCCTCTCGCTCTTACCTTCTCCCTTTCTTCAAACAGCCAGAAGAAAGGGGTCATGGCCCCAAGGTCCAGGGCATGTGTGGTCACAGCCATGATGTGGTTCAACAGCCGTGTGATTTCTCCAAACAGCACTGTGAAGACAAGGAGAAGAAAGGATATAGGAGCCAAGCACTGAGGCGGACAGAAAGGTCTGGGCAGAGCCTGGGGTCTGAACACTAAGCTTGGGTTCAAGGGGGAAGTGGTGGAAAAGACACTATGCTATGCTCACAGTGGGCCGCAGAAAAAGCCGGGGGGACATACCTCGGATCCACTGTGCCCGAGGAGGAGGCCGGATGTTTAGCAGCTTCTCCACAGCTAGAGAATAGGCCTGTTCGTTACACATCATGGACACATAGTCTAGCCGGTCAAAGTATGGAAgggcctgggaggagggaggaacgTGGGTCACATCTAACAGGCTCAGGAGCCCACAGTCTGGCTGCCTGAAGCCTTGCTCTCAGTGGGCACCAGAAGTTGGTGCTGTATAAGCCTTTCTCGTCTCAGGAGCTCCAAAAAGGCAGGTAAAATATCCCAAAAACCAGTAGTATTctggtaaatgtttaaaaactggCTCTCCAAAGTGAGGGAGGACTTTGATTTGTCatgtttgccaatttccatggtaaAAATACTCCCACAATGGCCAATTTTAAGTTACCAATATCATGTAACTGAATGCAGCATTGGGAAGAATACCGCAGCATTGGGAAGAATACCACACCATTATACGGTATTTCCACCATACAGACACATTCAAAGCAAATACCTCAAAGGCAGAGcatagtaaaatgtaaaataatgaagtGATGAGCTTTGAATATTTAATCTTACCTTTGCTTTTAGTATAATGTATTAAATCATAagcttatataaattaatttctaaCAATGGCTATGTTCAACAACTGGCTCACAAAACTCCTGAAAATGTAACAACTGCACTCTTGCAAGCCAGTATGAGCTAGCTCCAGGATATCACTGTCAAGAGTCCTTGGCCGGgcacatggctcacgcctgtaatcccaacactttgggaggccgaggcgggtggatcacctgaggtcgggagtttgagaccagcctgaccaacatggagaaaccccatctctactaaaaatacaaaattagcagggcgtggtggcgcatgcctgtaatcccagctacttgggaggctgaggcaggaaaatcacttgaacccaggaggcagaggttgcagtgagacaagattatgccactgcattctagcctaggcaacaagagcaaaactccatctcaaaaaataataaaaattttaaaaactgacatactggccaggcgcagtagctcacacctgtaatcccagcactttgggaggccaagtcggggtggctcatgaggtcaggagtttgaggccagcctggccaacatggtgaaaccccatctctactaaaaatatagaaattagctgggcgtggtggtgggtacctgtaatcccagctatttgggaggctgaggaacgagactggcttgaacctgggaggtggagtttgcagtgagccaagatcgcactattgcactccagcctgggcaacaagagcgaaactccgtctcaaaaaaaaaaaaaaaaattcgccaggcatggtggtgcatgcctataatcccagctactccaggggctgaaacagaattgcttaaactcgggaggcagaggttgcagtgagccaagatcacgccactgcactccaacctgggcgacagagtgagactccgtttcaagggaaaaaacaaaacaaacaaaaaacctcagatACTGAAGGAGAAAGGCAATCAGTCTTAAGAGGATCTGGGAggggttttttttaatcttttttttttttttttttttttttttttgagacagagtcttgctctgttgcccaggcgctggagtgcagcagcaccatcttggctcactgcaacctttgcctcccaggttcaagtgattctcctacaggcgcacaccaccacgtctggctaatttttgtatttttagtagagatggggttttgccttgttggccaggctggtctcgaactcctgacctcaagtaatccacctgcttcgacctcccacagtgctgggattacaggcgtgagccaccacgcctggccagagtGAGTTATTTAAGGAAGACAGAGCATCAGGTAGAAATGGTCCTTCCTCCTGAATGCTAAAAAGCCAAGTCCTAGCTGTCTGCTGAACCAGCTTCAGCTTCCAGGAAGAGGGTGGAGCTAAGACGCTACTAGCTGGGACAGCCTGTTCTTATTCTGATGTCACTGTGACGGGGGCTAATGCTACAGGGGTTAACCCATAGACTCTGGGACCAGAAACTGTCATCGCCGAAGCTCTCTTGGGGAATCACATTCTAGTCACTGTTCACCCCAACACTGGGCTGGGATCTAAATCCTAATCCTACCATCCTGTTATCAGGACCTTTCTTCatgacagtaagaaaaaaacttcaGATTCCTATTAGAGATCCAACTCCTTCAAATCTGACCTTCATCATTTGGGTTATACAGTTCTCCTAAAAATGGCAAACTCTGTCATAAACCCCCTCTCAGTTGCTCTGACTCATTGAATGTTTTGAAAACAAACGTCGACAGCTGGAAGATACAAGAATCAGCTGTTAAACTTAGCAAACTaatgtcttttctctttccctgcccCTAGGGACACTGGCTTTGACGCACTAGTCTAACGTAAgagcagggaaactgaggcactcaAGTAATGGCAAAGGGGCCAGCCAAAAAGTCAGCCAGAGAAAAGCTGAGTATAGCTCCAGCTTCAAAGCACTGCTGCTGAATAAACCAAATCCTAATGACTCAAGCATCCCCTGCCACTTCCCTCCATCCACCCAACCAAGAGTAACCTCAATGGGTTACTCCTCTCAATACCTTCCTCTCCTCACGTTTTAAGGGCAGCAAACTGGCAAAGCCCCAGGCTAAAGCAACCCCAGATCCCGCCAAAAGGCCCCTGTTCACCCCCCACACCTGAAGATAGGTCTTGTATTCAATGAGCTTCTCAGTGCCTCGGTGAAGGAGCCCGATGTGAGGATCACACTTCCGCACCATCTCCCCACTCAATTCCATCACTAGTCGCAGGACACCATGCGCTGCTGGGTGTTGGGGCCCAAAGTTCAGGGTCATGTTCTTCACAATTGTGTCCTTTGGAGGTTCCACATCTGAAAAGAAATAGTTCAGAGCCACATGGTTATTCCCTTGGGATCCCCCAAAAGACAGCAAGGAGTTAGCCTCTCCCTATAGATTTTCTAACTCACCATTCCATACTTTGTTAATTTCCTAATCTCCACTATAACCAGGAAGAGGACCCTTAGATAGGGAAAAGGAAGATCTAAACTTTCTGATGACAGACACTATGAATCTCACTCTATGTCTCCtagaatacctttttttttttcatggttcatAGTCAGtgtgcatagaatatctttttaataatagacaaCACTTATATAgctttattatgtgccaggcactacctTAGGCACTTTAATtgatttaattcttacaacaactgTTATGAGTAATAGGtactatcattatccccatttcattGGATAAACTGAGGCCATGGAGCTTAAATGACTTTTCCAGGATCATaaaactagtaagtggcagaaccaggattttaACCCAGCCTGTTTAGCTCCAGGATCCAAACATCTTAACTACTATGATATACTGCCCTCCAAATGTATCCAATGAATGGCCAACCAGTCAGGAAATGTACACCTAACGCTTACTCCCACTAAATGAACTTTTACCCTCAAGaagattaccttttttttttttttttttttgagacagagtctcactctacacccaggctggagtgcagcggcaccatctcggctcactgcaacctctgcctgccaggttcaagcaattctcctgcatcagccttcagagtagctgggactacaggtgcacaccaccatgcccacctaatctGAAGCTTACAATTTAATTTGGGAAAGAAGTACATGTGAAAAACTAGGAACAGAGGTCACATTTATAAGTAACCAAGAAAGTAGCTTagccattacatttttaaaagaaggaaagaacactGCAAAGACTTCATGTAGGTGGGATCTGAGCTTAAATATAGGAAATGATTTAGATAGCTAGAAGGGAGAAGAGGCATTCCAGGCTATGAAATCAACATGGGCCAAATCTTaaaaacaaggaaggaaacaTCCGTGGAATTCTTATTGGGACTTCCCAAGAGAGGGATAAGTATTGGGACAAAGTAGGGGGTAGTGGTTCAATTATCTGTACATATCATTAATAACAATGAACACTTATAGGGGACTTACATGTGCCAGGcacatgttatctcatttaatccttaaaataatGCTATAAATAGATGCTTTATTCACTGGTAAATTGAGAGTGGAGATTTGAAACCAGAGCCCATCTTTACCACCAAAATTCTTCATGATGGGCTTTGGAGTCTGACAGACCCGAGTACAAATCTGCCTGTGtgtccttaactttttttttttttttttttgagacagtcttgcactgtcacccaggctggagtgcaatggcgcgatctcggttcactgcaacctccgcctcccaggttcaagcgattctcctgcctcagcctcctgagtagctagaagtacaggtgcgtgccaccacgcctggctaatttctgtatttttagtagaggcggggtttcaccatgttggccaggctggtcttgaactcctgacctaaggtgatccgcccacctcggcctcccaaagtgctaggattaccggtgtgagccaccgcacccggcctttaatCAAGTTTTAATCTCCCTAGACCATAATTTCCTCACAACTGGGGTAATACTCTCATAAagctgttgtaaagattaaacaaaataatgcatACGAAAATGTTTGGCAAATGGTAAGcactcagctattgttac
This portion of the Pongo abelii isolate AG06213 chromosome 1, NHGRI_mPonAbe1-v2.0_pri, whole genome shotgun sequence genome encodes:
- the NDUFS2 gene encoding NADH dehydrogenase [ubiquinone] iron-sulfur protein 2, mitochondrial isoform X1 gives rise to the protein MAALRALGGLRGVAAQVLRPGAGVRLPIQPSRGVRQWQPDVEWAQQFGGAVMYPSKETAHWKPPPWNDVEPPKDTIVKNMTLNFGPQHPAAHGVLRLVMELSGEMVRKCDPHIGLLHRGTEKLIEYKTYLQALPYFDRLDYVSMMCNEQAYSLAVEKLLNIRPPPRAQWIRVLFGEITRLLNHIMAVTTHALDLGAMTPFFWLFEEREKMFEFYERVSGARMHAAYIRPGGVHQDLPLGLMDDIYQFSKNFSLRLDELEELLTNNRIWRNRTIDIGVVTAEEALNYGFSGVMLRGSGIQWDLRKTQPYDVYDQVEFDVPVGSRGDCYDRYLCRVEEMRQSLRIIAQCLNKMPPGEIKVDDAKVSPPKRAEMKTSMESLIHHFKLYTEGYQVPPGATYTAIEAPKGEFGVYLVSDGSSRPYRCKIKAPGFAHLASLDKMSKGHMLADVVAIIGTQDIVFGEVDR
- the NDUFS2 gene encoding NADH dehydrogenase [ubiquinone] iron-sulfur protein 2, mitochondrial isoform X2, with amino-acid sequence MAALRALGGLRGVAAQVLRPGAGVRLPIQPSRGVRQWQPDVEWAQQFGGAVMYPSKETAHWKPPPWNDVEPPKDTIVKNMTLNFGPQHPAAHGVLRLVMELSGEMVRKCDPHIGLLHRGTEKLIEYKTYLQALPYFDRLDYVSMMCNEQAYSLAVEKLLNIRPPPRAQWIRVLFGEITRLLNHIMAVTTHALDLGAMTPFFWLFEEREKMFEFYERVSGARMHAAYIRPGGVHQDLPLGLMDDIYQFSKNFSLRLDELEELLTNNRIWRNRTIDIGVVTAEEALNYGFSGVMLRGSGIQWDLRKTQPYDVYDQVEFDVPVGSRGDCYDRYLCRVEEMRQSLRIIAQCLNKMPPGEIKVDDAKVSPPKRAEMKGEFGVYLVSDGSSRPYRCKIKAPGFAHLASLDKMSKGHMLADVVAIIGTQDIVFGEVDR
- the NDUFS2 gene encoding NADH dehydrogenase [ubiquinone] iron-sulfur protein 2, mitochondrial isoform X3 — its product is MTLNFGPQHPAAHGVLRLVMELSGEMVRKCDPHIGLLHRGTEKLIEYKTYLQALPYFDRLDYVSMMCNEQAYSLAVEKLLNIRPPPRAQWIRVLFGEITRLLNHIMAVTTHALDLGAMTPFFWLFEEREKMFEFYERVSGARMHAAYIRPGGVHQDLPLGLMDDIYQFSKNFSLRLDELEELLTNNRIWRNRTIDIGVVTAEEALNYGFSGVMLRGSGIQWDLRKTQPYDVYDQVEFDVPVGSRGDCYDRYLCRVEEMRQSLRIIAQCLNKMPPGEIKVDDAKVSPPKRAEMKTSMESLIHHFKLYTEGYQVPPGATYTAIEAPKGEFGVYLVSDGSSRPYRCKIKAPGFAHLASLDKMSKGHMLADVVAIIGTQDIVFGEVDR